One stretch of Streptomyces hygroscopicus DNA includes these proteins:
- a CDS encoding UspA domain-containing protein, protein MVRAVTVGLDGSVESLVAAGWAAREARLRDAPLRMVNAWPGPDQPALTPGRKVAWQYWAEQALRAVRAELGTDDPELEILTAQISGYPARVLLAEAESSQVLVVGFHAIGPVAGFFLGSVGLEVAARAACPVALVRAEGVATRHGDVVAGVHLEGRYDHVLAFAFEAATRRGAALRAVYASRCLAIRDSVPWEVEVGMSGMGEGAEWALGEVLARWRHKFPDVRVFAEVTADSPPRRLVGAAAGAALIVVGRGRRQLGFGPRLGPVGQAVVHHVACPVAVVPRD, encoded by the coding sequence ATGGTGCGAGCTGTAACCGTGGGACTCGACGGTTCAGTCGAGAGCCTGGTCGCGGCCGGTTGGGCGGCCCGTGAGGCGCGGTTGCGCGACGCGCCACTGCGCATGGTGAACGCGTGGCCGGGCCCCGATCAGCCGGCGCTGACCCCGGGCCGGAAGGTGGCCTGGCAGTACTGGGCCGAACAAGCCCTGAGGGCTGTGCGGGCCGAGTTGGGCACCGATGATCCGGAATTGGAGATTCTCACCGCGCAGATTTCCGGCTACCCCGCGCGTGTGCTGCTGGCCGAGGCGGAAAGCTCCCAAGTGTTGGTGGTCGGCTTCCACGCGATCGGGCCGGTCGCCGGGTTTTTTCTCGGCTCCGTCGGCCTGGAGGTCGCTGCCCGCGCCGCCTGTCCTGTCGCTTTGGTCCGGGCAGAGGGCGTCGCCACTCGGCACGGCGATGTGGTTGCGGGTGTCCATCTCGAGGGCCGATACGACCACGTGCTGGCGTTCGCATTCGAGGCTGCCACCCGGCGTGGCGCGGCGCTTCGGGCCGTGTACGCCAGCAGATGCCTTGCCATCCGGGACTCGGTGCCCTGGGAGGTCGAGGTGGGGATGAGCGGCATGGGGGAGGGGGCGGAGTGGGCGCTGGGCGAGGTGCTGGCGCGGTGGCGGCACAAGTTCCCCGATGTGCGGGTGTTCGCGGAGGTCACGGCGGACAGCCCGCCCCGGCGACTGGTGGGCGCCGCGGCAGGGGCGGCACTGATCGTTGTTGGCCGGGGTCGGCGCCAGCTGGGCTTCGGGCCCCGGCTGGGGCCTGTCGGACAGGCTGTGGTGCACCACGTGGCCTGCCCGGTCGCGGTTGTTCCCCGCGATTGA